CTACCTGATTGCGCAACTGATCGCGCACCTGAAGCGGCTCGGCTCGCTCCGCAGGCAATACAAACTGGCTGATCAGGTGCGTCAGGTCATTGGCCTGGTGGCGCAGCCCTTCCGATGCGGCAGCAGACTCCTCCACCAGGGCCGAGTTTTGCTGCGTCATCTCGTCCAGCCGCGCCACGGCGGCGTTGATGTCGTGGATGTCGCGGGTTTGTGAATGGGTGGCGGCGCTGATGTCGCTGATCATGCCCGCCACGTTGCGGATCGACTCCACCATATGTCCCATGGTGTGGCCAGCGCCGTTGACCAGGGTGGTGCCAGCTTCCACGCTGTGGGCTGACGAGGCGATCAGCCCTTTGATCTCGCGGGCGGCAGCGCCCGCGCGCATGGCCAGCTGGCGTACCTCGGCCGCCACCACGGCAAAGCCACGGCCTGCCTCGCCTGCGCGGGCGGCTTCCACGGCGGCGTTCAGCGCCAGGATGTTGGTCTGAAAGGCAATACTGTCGATCACCCCCGTGACCTCTTCCACCTTGCGCGATGACCGCTGGATGCCCTGCATGGTCTCGATGATTTGGGCCATCGCAGCGCCGCCTTCCTGGGCCACGGCCGATGCCTGGCTGGCCATCTGCTCAGCGCGCTGGGCGGTTTCGGTGGATTGCTGCAGGCGCTGTGTTACCTGCTCCAGCGCGGCCGCTGTCTCTTGCAGGCTCGATGCCGTGCCCTCGGTGCGCTCCGACAGGTCGGCATTGCCCTGTGCCATTTCGTGGGCTGCCAGGCGCACGTTGTGGGCCGAGTGGCGCACCTGCGTCACCAGCGTGCGCAGGGCTTCTTGCATGGTGTTCAAGGCCAGCAGAAGTTGGCCTGCTTCGTCGCGTTCATGCCCGGCAATGTCCTGGCGCAGGTCCAGGCTGGAGACACGCTGCGCCGTGGCGCTGGCCACGCCGATGGGGCGCGAGATGCTGCGCACCAGCCACCAGGTCAGCACGCTGCCCAGCAACAGCGCCGCCGTGCAAAACAGGGCCAGCGCCCACTGGGCGTTGTGGCTGCTCTGGGCGATGTGGGCGCCTGCCGCGTCAATGGCATTGCGCTGCGACTGGCCCAACTGCTGGAGGGCGCCCAGCAGGGCAGCGGCGCTGGGCTCAAAGCGCTCGGCAAACACCTTGCGGATGCGCTCGGTCAGACCAAAGTCGCGGGCGGTCACCAGCTCTTTCACGGCGGTCTGAAAGTCCTTCGCCTTGGTGTCAGTGTCGGCCAGCAAGGCCTGTTCGGCTGGCGTATGCAGGCGGCTGGCCAGTTGGGCGATCAGGTCGCTGTACTGGGCCTGGGTGCGGCCAATGTCCGCCGCCAGAATCTCGCCCACCTCGGGCTCGGAACTCAAGGCCATGGCTTTGTAGCGCTCGGCATTGATGGACTGCAGGCGGTACGCATCGGCCACCAGGCGCTCGGTCACCACGTTGTCTTCGATGGCGTTGCGGGTGGCAGTGTCCACCGCGCGCAACGACCAGATGCCTATGGCCGAGCCCGCCAGCATGAGCAGCAGAACAGCAATGAAAGTGGCCAGCAGGCGGCGGCCCAGGATGTTGGTGGTGCGTGGGCTGGAATCTACAGAAGAGGTCATGGCAGGTGCTTTCGCCCCCGCTGTGGCGCATCGCTCAGCCGCTGGTGGCGGCAGGCTGGACGCCAGCACTGTGGTGTGCGGGCTGGGGGCTCAACGGGCAACATCGCCCAGAGGGATTGGGCCTGCCATTTGTGACAATTTGTTTGCTTTTGATCGAATCAGACCCGTTAGCGCCCCAATGCGCAACCGTCGGATCAAGATAGGGTGAAGCCTGGAGCGGCGAGTGTCGCTGGGCGCCGGGGTTTCTTGCCCTTCAGAAGGACTTTGGCAGTGCTCTCAGGAATAGGTTTGATCAGCGCCGATCCATCGCTTTGGAAGCGGTAGTAGAAATAGATGCCTTGGGAGTTTTTCAGAACGCGTATGCACTGGTATTGCAGGACAAAGTGTGCGTCAAACGTGAACGACTCCTGCGTGCGCAGCACTTGCACTTCTCTCCCCATGAGTGCGTAGCTAGGCACATTGGAAGGCACTGACAAGGCTCTGAGGTGCCTTGAGCCTTCTTTGCGTAGCTTTCTTTTTGCCGGTCCGCAAAACAGCCACGCATACAGTGGGCCACCCGCAGCGCGCAGCATATGCACGGCAATCCACAAAAGAAGTTCTGCCATTCTGGTGGTCAAGACCGGGGTCGTTGCAAGGGGCTTGGCCGAAGTCTATACGCCGCTACTGGGTAGTCGCACGCTGGTCAGAATGGGGTAAATGCGGGGCCTGGCATCCGCAGCGCGCTGATTTACCCGCGCGCAAACGTCACCACATGGTCCACCTGCGCCTTGATGCCGATCCACTCGCCCACGGCATGGTCGTGGTGGCTGGGCACATGGGCCATCACCTGCAGGCCGCTGCCCAGTTGCAGGGTGTACAAAAACTCCGAGCCTCTGAACGCCTTGCGCACGATTTGCGCCTGCACCGGCGCCTGGTCGTCGTGCACGATGTCGTCGGCGCGCAGCAGCACGTCGCACTCTCCGCCGGGGTAGCTGCTGGGCAGGGGGCATTCGGCCAGGTCGGTCAAATCACCCAGTGGGGTTTGGGCCACCACGTTGCTGCCGCGCTGCACCAGCGTGGCCGGGGCAAACACACCGTGCCCGATGAAGTCAGCCACAAAACGGGTAGCCGGGCGGTGGTACAGGGTGTAGGCATCGTCCCATTGGTGCAGGTGGCCTTCGTGCATCACGCCAATCACGTCGCCAATGGCAAACGCCTCAAATTGGTCGTGGGTGACGAACAGGGCCGTGGCCCCGGCCGCCTTGAGGATGCCGCGCACCTCGTGCGCCAGACGCTCGCGCAGGTCCACGTCCAGGTTGGAGAAGGGCTCGTCCAGCAGCATGAGCTGGGGGCGCGGTGCCAGCGCCCGGGCCAGGGCCACGCGCTGCTGCTGGCCGCCCGATAGCTCGTGGGGGTAGCGGTTTTCGCTGCCCGCCAGGCCTACCAGCTCCAGCACCTCGGCCACGCGCGCAGCTTGCTGGGCGCGCGGCAATTGGTGAATGCCAAAGGCCACATTGCGGCCCACTGAGAGGTGAGGGAACAGTGCGTAGTCCTGGAACACCATGCCAATGCGGCGCTGCTCGGGCGGCACGCTGCGCGTGGCGCTGCCCACCACTTCCTTGGTCAGGCGAATCTCGCCGTCCGAGACGGGCTCCAGCCCCGCCACAGCGCGCAGCAGTGTGGTTTTGCCGCAGCCCGATGGGCCAATCAGCACGCCAATATCGCCCGCATGCAGGCCCAGCGAGACGCCTTGGACAGCCGCCTGTGCGCGGCCCGCGTAGCGCACATCGAGTTGGGAGACCTCTAAAAACATGTCGCCATTCTAGGTGGCTGGGGGCGAATGCTTAAAATTCGCATTTGCATCCTTGCCGTTGCGGTGCGCACACAGGCCTTGCCGCGCACG
This Acidovorax sp. 106 DNA region includes the following protein-coding sequences:
- a CDS encoding methyl-accepting chemotaxis protein, which translates into the protein MTSSVDSSPRTTNILGRRLLATFIAVLLLMLAGSAIGIWSLRAVDTATRNAIEDNVVTERLVADAYRLQSINAERYKAMALSSEPEVGEILAADIGRTQAQYSDLIAQLASRLHTPAEQALLADTDTKAKDFQTAVKELVTARDFGLTERIRKVFAERFEPSAAALLGALQQLGQSQRNAIDAAGAHIAQSSHNAQWALALFCTAALLLGSVLTWWLVRSISRPIGVASATAQRVSSLDLRQDIAGHERDEAGQLLLALNTMQEALRTLVTQVRHSAHNVRLAAHEMAQGNADLSERTEGTASSLQETAAALEQVTQRLQQSTETAQRAEQMASQASAVAQEGGAAMAQIIETMQGIQRSSRKVEEVTGVIDSIAFQTNILALNAAVEAARAGEAGRGFAVVAAEVRQLAMRAGAAAREIKGLIASSAHSVEAGTTLVNGAGHTMGHMVESIRNVAGMISDISAATHSQTRDIHDINAAVARLDEMTQQNSALVEESAAASEGLRHQANDLTHLISQFVLPAERAEPLQVRDQLRNQVGNGLPALPRP
- a CDS encoding ABC transporter ATP-binding protein produces the protein MFLEVSQLDVRYAGRAQAAVQGVSLGLHAGDIGVLIGPSGCGKTTLLRAVAGLEPVSDGEIRLTKEVVGSATRSVPPEQRRIGMVFQDYALFPHLSVGRNVAFGIHQLPRAQQAARVAEVLELVGLAGSENRYPHELSGGQQQRVALARALAPRPQLMLLDEPFSNLDVDLRERLAHEVRGILKAAGATALFVTHDQFEAFAIGDVIGVMHEGHLHQWDDAYTLYHRPATRFVADFIGHGVFAPATLVQRGSNVVAQTPLGDLTDLAECPLPSSYPGGECDVLLRADDIVHDDQAPVQAQIVRKAFRGSEFLYTLQLGSGLQVMAHVPSHHDHAVGEWIGIKAQVDHVVTFARG